A stretch of the Massilia varians genome encodes the following:
- a CDS encoding serine hydrolase domain-containing protein, with protein MQRRQFIRLSSLAAGAALLSGCAAIANLSTGPLIARHVPTDYSGVIAVRKDAAAPLVVHASGLALREEKQPVTKDTRFLVGSMTKWITAVTVLRLADMGTLDLDAPIARHLPELPAANGAVTLRQLMSNRSGIPNGLADALRKDRAVDKLEIGPVEAALRFGAGALSAAPGEKWDYSFTNWILVAAVVERARKEPFTETVEELVLAPSGVKDTSFAATGYEDEVGMAVAYNAEGQRKTSSVPPMIAASGTLYSTASDLVAIADTVYRGKLLSEKARKALSTVVVPAEDYALGGKVKTVSTKNGARSLAWEAGAIGAYKTLLAYDPADGRAVVLLNNTDMPQSEQAKIAIALFQDM; from the coding sequence ATGCAACGTCGCCAGTTCATCCGCCTTTCGTCGCTCGCTGCGGGCGCCGCCCTGCTGTCCGGCTGCGCCGCCATCGCGAACCTGAGCACCGGCCCGCTGATCGCGCGCCACGTCCCCACCGATTACAGCGGCGTGATCGCCGTGCGCAAGGATGCGGCCGCGCCCCTGGTGGTCCATGCCAGCGGCCTGGCCCTGCGCGAAGAGAAGCAGCCCGTCACCAAGGACACCCGCTTCCTGGTCGGCTCGATGACCAAATGGATCACCGCCGTCACCGTGCTGCGCCTGGCCGACATGGGCACGCTCGACCTCGATGCGCCGATTGCGCGCCACCTGCCGGAACTGCCTGCGGCGAACGGCGCCGTCACCCTGCGCCAGCTGATGTCGAACCGCAGCGGCATTCCGAACGGCCTGGCGGACGCCCTGCGCAAGGACAGGGCGGTCGACAAGCTCGAGATCGGCCCGGTCGAGGCGGCCCTGCGCTTCGGCGCCGGCGCCCTGAGCGCGGCCCCGGGCGAGAAATGGGATTATTCCTTCACCAACTGGATCCTGGTCGCGGCGGTCGTCGAACGCGCCCGCAAGGAGCCGTTTACGGAAACCGTGGAAGAACTGGTGCTGGCGCCGAGCGGCGTGAAGGACACCAGTTTCGCCGCCACCGGCTACGAGGACGAAGTCGGCATGGCCGTTGCCTATAACGCCGAAGGCCAGCGCAAGACCTCGTCCGTGCCGCCGATGATCGCGGCCAGCGGCACCCTGTACAGCACGGCGAGCGACCTGGTCGCGATCGCGGACACGGTCTACCGCGGCAAGCTGCTGTCGGAGAAGGCGCGCAAGGCGCTGTCCACCGTGGTGGTGCCGGCGGAAGACTATGCGCTGGGTGGGAAGGTGAAAACCGTGAGCACGAAAAACGGCGCCCGCTCCCTTGCGTGGGAAGCGGGCGCCATCGGGGCCTACAAGACGCTGCTCGCCTACGACCCGGCGGACGGCCGGGCCGTGGTCCTGCTGAACAACACCGACATGCCGCAGTCGGAACAGGCGAAGATCGCGATCGCGCTGTTCCAGGACATGTAA
- a CDS encoding LLM class flavin-dependent oxidoreductase: MIPFSILDLSPIVEGSDAATSFHRSLDLAQHGERWGYGRFWLAEHHGMPGIASAATAVLIGHVAAGTRTIRVGAGGIMLPNHSPLVIAEQFGTLESLYPGRIDLGLGRAPGSDHTTARALRRNLASDADEFPQDVVELMDYFADSPRRSVRAVPGAGLDVPVWILGSSLFGAQLAAALGLPYAFASHFAPQMMMQAIEIYRSTFRPSKQLDKPYVMLGFNVFAADTDEEAQVLATSMQQAFVNLRSGRPSKLQPPVPGYLESLGTAERMMLESVLSCTAIGSPATVESQLRSFIARTRPDELMITSQVFDHAARLRAYEITAEINRKG, encoded by the coding sequence ATGATTCCATTCTCCATTCTCGACCTCTCGCCCATCGTCGAAGGCAGCGATGCGGCAACTTCTTTCCACCGTTCACTAGACCTCGCCCAGCACGGCGAGCGCTGGGGCTATGGGCGTTTCTGGCTGGCCGAACACCACGGCATGCCGGGCATTGCCAGCGCGGCCACCGCGGTGCTGATCGGCCACGTGGCCGCCGGTACCAGGACCATCCGCGTCGGCGCCGGCGGCATCATGCTGCCGAATCACTCGCCGCTGGTGATCGCCGAGCAGTTCGGCACGCTCGAGTCGCTCTACCCGGGACGCATCGACCTCGGCCTGGGCCGCGCGCCCGGCTCGGACCACACCACCGCGCGCGCCCTGCGCCGCAACCTGGCCTCGGATGCCGACGAATTCCCGCAGGACGTCGTCGAGCTGATGGATTATTTTGCCGACTCGCCGCGCCGCTCCGTGCGCGCGGTGCCGGGCGCGGGCCTGGACGTGCCGGTCTGGATCCTCGGCTCCAGCCTGTTCGGCGCCCAGTTGGCGGCGGCGCTCGGCCTGCCCTATGCGTTCGCCTCGCACTTCGCGCCGCAGATGATGATGCAGGCCATCGAGATCTACCGCTCGACCTTCCGGCCTTCCAAGCAGCTCGACAAGCCCTACGTGATGCTCGGCTTTAACGTGTTCGCGGCGGACACCGACGAGGAGGCGCAGGTGCTGGCGACCTCGATGCAGCAGGCCTTCGTGAACCTGCGCAGCGGCCGCCCGAGCAAGCTGCAGCCGCCCGTGCCGGGCTACCTGGAAAGCCTGGGCACGGCCGAGCGCATGATGCTGGAGAGCGTGCTGTCCTGCACCGCGATCGGTTCGCCGGCCACGGTGGAAAGCCAGCTGCGCAGCTTCATCGCGCGCACCAGGCCGGACGAGCTGATGATCACCTCGCAGGTCTTCGACCACGCGGCGCGCCTGCGTGCCTACGAGATCACGGCCGAGATCAACCGCAAGGGCTGA
- a CDS encoding M16 family metallopeptidase, whose protein sequence is MAVSVRRTLQMAVALALATGVSAASAAPATSAASTPDIPIPDIKYTKFTLKNGLTVLVHEDRKTPVVAINTWYHVGSKNEKPGKTGFAHLFEHLMFGGSDNFKKTYLSALQGIGATDLNGTTNQDRTNYFQNVPTSMLDYALFAESDRMGHLLGTVDKKTLDLQRGVVQNEKRQGENQPYGLAYELLVTNTYPVGHPYSWTVIGKMEDLDAASMTDVHDWFKTNYGPNNTVLVLSGDISPEVARQKVEQYYGHIPPGPPLAKHQAWIAKRTGTHRTVAQDRVTQTRIYRTWNVPGAHTPEEAQLDLAALVLGGGKTSRLYKRLVYKDQLATSASASDDASEIGGQFDITLTARPGADVARMERIADEELQALMKNGPTESELRLAKTTILAQYTRMIERVGGFGGKSDLLASCQTYTGNPDCYKVYLQRIKAATPASVKKAMNDWLSTGDFVLQVDPYPTGLAAGKPGVDRSKEPAIGKPMALKLPEMQKTTLSNGLKIVLAERHDAPVVNFQLLVDSGYASDAQDKPGVASLAMRMLEEGTKTRKSLEIGEAFESLGTNFGAGANLDSGIVYMNTLKATMPQALSLYADLVLNPAFPQNEFERLQKDRLAAIAREKTVPQTMAMRVLPSILYGQNHPYAKPFTGTGTEEAVKRMTRDDLVKYHATWFKPNNATLLVVGDTTLAEVKPMLEKAFAGWKAGEVPKKVLNEVAAPEKNVVYLVDRPGALQSVIVGAQLAVPRKHEDALSLEIVNHLFGGSFNSRINMNLREDKHWSYGVRSSLQPAIGQRAFMSVSPVQTDKTREAMQELVREYRDIAGGKPITVEELKAAVDNNTLGLPGGFETAGQLTSAYTTIVQYGLPDDYYNTYTQKAVSLTSQQANTLAARSFTPDRLVWVVVGDLSKIEPGIRALNIGEVRKIDADGKPIQ, encoded by the coding sequence ATGGCAGTATCCGTTCGTCGCACTCTCCAGATGGCCGTCGCGCTCGCGCTGGCCACTGGCGTCTCGGCCGCAAGCGCGGCCCCGGCCACATCCGCCGCCAGCACGCCCGACATCCCCATCCCCGACATCAAGTACACCAAGTTCACCTTGAAGAACGGGCTGACGGTGCTGGTGCACGAGGACCGCAAGACGCCGGTGGTGGCGATCAACACCTGGTACCACGTCGGGTCCAAGAATGAAAAGCCGGGCAAGACCGGCTTCGCGCACCTGTTCGAACACCTGATGTTCGGCGGCAGCGACAACTTCAAGAAGACCTACCTGAGCGCGCTGCAGGGCATCGGTGCGACCGACCTGAACGGCACCACCAACCAGGACCGCACCAACTACTTCCAGAACGTGCCGACCTCGATGCTCGACTATGCGCTGTTCGCCGAGAGCGACCGCATGGGCCACCTGCTCGGCACCGTCGACAAGAAGACGCTCGACCTGCAGCGCGGCGTCGTGCAGAACGAGAAGCGCCAGGGCGAGAACCAGCCCTACGGCCTGGCCTACGAACTGCTGGTGACCAACACCTACCCGGTCGGCCACCCGTATTCCTGGACCGTGATCGGCAAGATGGAAGACCTGGACGCGGCCTCGATGACCGACGTGCACGACTGGTTCAAGACCAACTACGGCCCGAACAACACGGTGCTGGTGCTGTCCGGCGACATCAGCCCGGAAGTGGCGCGCCAGAAGGTCGAGCAGTACTACGGCCACATTCCTCCGGGCCCGCCGCTGGCCAAGCACCAGGCCTGGATCGCCAAGCGCACCGGCACCCACCGCACGGTGGCGCAGGACCGCGTGACGCAGACGCGCATCTACCGCACCTGGAACGTGCCGGGCGCGCACACGCCGGAAGAAGCGCAGCTCGACCTGGCGGCCCTGGTGCTGGGTGGCGGCAAGACCTCGCGCCTGTACAAGCGCCTGGTCTACAAGGACCAGCTGGCCACCAGCGCATCCGCCAGCGACGACGCCTCGGAAATCGGCGGCCAGTTCGACATCACCCTGACCGCGCGCCCGGGCGCCGATGTCGCCAGGATGGAGCGCATCGCCGACGAAGAGCTGCAGGCCCTGATGAAGAACGGTCCGACGGAAAGCGAACTGCGCCTGGCCAAGACCACCATCCTGGCCCAGTACACCCGCATGATCGAGCGCGTCGGCGGCTTCGGCGGCAAGAGCGACCTGCTGGCCTCGTGCCAGACCTATACCGGCAACCCGGACTGCTACAAGGTTTACCTGCAGCGCATCAAGGCAGCCACCCCGGCCAGCGTGAAGAAGGCCATGAACGACTGGCTCAGCACCGGCGACTTCGTCCTGCAGGTCGATCCCTACCCGACCGGCCTGGCCGCGGGCAAGCCGGGCGTGGACCGCAGCAAGGAGCCGGCCATCGGCAAGCCGATGGCACTGAAGCTGCCGGAAATGCAGAAGACCACCCTGTCGAACGGCCTGAAGATCGTGCTGGCCGAGCGTCATGACGCGCCGGTGGTGAACTTCCAGCTGCTGGTGGACAGCGGCTATGCCTCGGATGCGCAGGACAAGCCGGGCGTCGCCAGCCTGGCCATGCGCATGCTCGAAGAAGGCACGAAAACCCGCAAGTCGCTCGAGATCGGCGAAGCCTTCGAGAGCCTGGGCACCAACTTCGGCGCCGGCGCCAACCTGGACAGCGGCATCGTGTACATGAACACGCTCAAGGCCACCATGCCGCAGGCGCTGAGCTTGTACGCGGACCTGGTGCTGAATCCGGCCTTCCCGCAGAACGAGTTCGAGCGCCTGCAGAAGGACCGCCTGGCCGCGATCGCGCGCGAGAAGACCGTGCCGCAGACGATGGCGATGCGCGTGTTGCCGAGCATCCTGTACGGCCAGAACCACCCGTATGCCAAGCCCTTCACCGGCACCGGCACCGAAGAAGCGGTGAAGCGCATGACCCGCGACGACCTGGTCAAGTACCACGCCACCTGGTTCAAGCCGAACAACGCCACCCTGCTGGTGGTGGGCGACACCACGCTGGCCGAGGTCAAGCCGATGCTGGAGAAAGCCTTCGCCGGCTGGAAGGCGGGCGAGGTGCCGAAGAAGGTGCTGAACGAGGTCGCCGCGCCTGAAAAGAACGTGGTCTACCTGGTCGACCGTCCGGGCGCGCTGCAGAGCGTGATCGTCGGCGCCCAGCTGGCCGTGCCGCGCAAGCACGAGGACGCGCTGTCGCTGGAAATCGTCAACCACCTGTTCGGCGGCTCCTTCAATTCGCGCATCAACATGAACCTGCGCGAAGACAAGCACTGGTCCTATGGCGTGCGCAGCTCGCTGCAGCCGGCGATCGGCCAGCGTGCGTTCATGAGCGTCTCGCCGGTGCAGACCGACAAGACCCGCGAAGCGATGCAGGAACTGGTGCGCGAGTACCGCGACATCGCCGGCGGCAAGCCGATCACGGTGGAAGAGCTCAAGGCAGCGGTCGACAACAACACGCTCGGCCTGCCGGGCGGCTTCGAGACGGCCGGCCAGCTGACCAGCGCCTATACCACCATCGTGCAGTACGGCCTGCCGGACGACTACTACAACACCTATACGCAGAAGGCCGTGTCGCTCACGTCCCAGCAGGCTAACACCCTGGCGGCGCGCAGCTTCACGCCGGACCGCCTGGTGTGGGTGGTGGTCGGCGACCTGAGCAAGATCGAGCCGGGCATCCGCGCGCTGAACATCGGCGAGGTCCGCAAGATCGACGCCGACGGCAAGCCGATTCAGTAA
- a CDS encoding PEP-CTERM sorting domain-containing protein, producing MKQFFKVAIAAAAFATSTFAQANVIEIKADYKSNTKLVATNASAGFFFDLSLLNLANFTFNKGVDVIESASLTFNLNDNGGTEAYTIQIGSNPIYKSPVMDIPNSGALYTYAVPTADLLSFATTGVLNGSVKRDAGNFTFKTVTLNASIRQAQEGSSAEVPEPLGVTLFGIGMMGLLAARRKAKA from the coding sequence ATGAAACAATTCTTCAAGGTTGCAATCGCAGCCGCCGCCTTCGCCACCAGCACCTTTGCGCAAGCAAATGTGATTGAGATCAAAGCAGACTACAAGTCGAACACCAAGCTGGTCGCTACCAACGCCAGTGCCGGTTTCTTCTTTGATCTCTCGTTGCTGAATCTTGCCAATTTCACGTTCAACAAGGGTGTCGATGTGATCGAATCCGCATCCTTGACGTTCAATCTGAATGACAATGGCGGCACCGAGGCCTATACCATTCAAATCGGATCGAACCCGATCTACAAGAGCCCAGTCATGGATATCCCTAACAGCGGCGCGTTGTACACCTATGCTGTGCCGACTGCCGATCTTCTCAGCTTCGCCACTACCGGCGTGCTCAATGGCAGCGTCAAGCGTGATGCCGGCAATTTCACCTTCAAAACGGTCACCCTCAACGCCAGCATTCGCCAGGCCCAGGAAGGCTCGTCCGCCGAAGTGCCTGAGCCGCTCGGCGTCACGCTGTTTGGTATCGGCATGATGGGGCTGCTCGCGGCACGCCGTAAAGCAAAGGCCTGA
- a CDS encoding SPFH domain-containing protein — translation MHAAPTRHEKAFSSVNGYLAAAAGVVLLLAAIYLFASGEFPAIVASFLVGLAAAACLGGLFMLQPNESAILTLFGKYIGTDRSEGLRWAFPLYVKRRLSLRARNFNAPTLKVNDKRGNPVEISAAVVWRVRDTAQAVFEVDDFERYVAIQAEAALRHLASQYAYDEGEDLPEGETTLRAGMDVVADALKRELQARFEGAGVEVLDAKLTHLAYAAEIAQVMLRRQQAEAIISARAKIVHGAVSMVEAALRGLSERGIVELDDERKAAMVSNLLVVLCSDKETQPIVNTGTLYN, via the coding sequence ATGCACGCAGCACCTACGCGCCACGAAAAGGCGTTCTCATCCGTGAATGGTTACCTGGCGGCCGCTGCCGGCGTTGTCCTGCTCCTGGCCGCCATCTACCTGTTTGCGTCAGGGGAGTTTCCCGCCATCGTGGCGAGTTTCCTCGTGGGCCTGGCCGCTGCCGCCTGCCTGGGCGGCCTGTTCATGCTCCAGCCTAACGAAAGCGCGATCCTGACCCTGTTCGGCAAGTACATCGGCACCGACCGCAGCGAAGGCCTGCGCTGGGCCTTTCCGCTGTACGTGAAGCGGCGCCTGTCGCTGCGCGCGCGCAATTTCAACGCCCCGACGCTGAAGGTCAACGACAAGCGCGGCAATCCGGTGGAGATCAGCGCGGCGGTCGTCTGGCGCGTGCGCGACACCGCCCAGGCCGTGTTCGAAGTGGATGACTTCGAGCGCTATGTCGCGATCCAGGCGGAAGCGGCGCTGCGCCACCTGGCATCGCAATACGCCTACGACGAGGGCGAGGACCTGCCGGAAGGCGAAACCACGCTGCGCGCCGGCATGGACGTGGTGGCCGACGCCCTCAAGCGCGAGCTGCAGGCGCGCTTCGAAGGGGCGGGTGTCGAGGTGCTCGATGCAAAGCTTACCCATTTGGCATATGCTGCCGAGATTGCGCAGGTCATGCTGCGTCGCCAGCAGGCCGAGGCAATCATCAGCGCCCGTGCCAAGATCGTGCACGGCGCGGTCAGCATGGTGGAAGCGGCGCTGCGGGGCCTGTCCGAGCGGGGCATCGTCGAGCTCGACGACGAACGCAAGGCGGCCATGGTGAGCAACCTGCTCGTGGTGCTGTGTTCGGACAAGGAAACCCAGCCGATCGTCAACACGGGCACACTTTATAACTAG
- a CDS encoding PQQ-dependent sugar dehydrogenase, which produces MSVATLITLACSSSLAQEVEPVAQPPAAKGWKVETVVDSLPQPWGMAWLADGRMLVTGKKGTLHLVDGKRVQDIPVEGLPALFTEGQGGLLDIAVHPSDKGPNPRIYMSMASGTAEANSTALVQGVFDGKRVHGIKTIFKASPTKSGGQHFGSRIVFLKDGTILMSIGDGGNPPARVGNMLARDQAQNLGSHNGSILRLTSEGQAAPGNPLAAQKGALPELWSIGHRNIQGMTVDPQGRVWASEHGPRGGDEINLIEGGKNYGWPLQSYGLDYKTREPIGKHVVAGMVSPLVVWTPSTGASGLAWYTGQAFPAWRGSLFSGGLATEDIRRVAFDAEGKVVKQERLDIGKRVRDVRQGPDGYLYAITDEAKGSLLRIVPQ; this is translated from the coding sequence GTGTCCGTTGCTACCCTGATCACGCTGGCGTGCTCGAGTAGCCTGGCGCAGGAAGTCGAACCGGTGGCGCAGCCGCCCGCCGCCAAGGGCTGGAAAGTCGAGACCGTGGTGGACAGCCTGCCGCAGCCCTGGGGCATGGCCTGGCTGGCCGATGGCCGCATGCTGGTCACCGGCAAGAAGGGCACGCTGCACCTGGTGGACGGCAAGCGGGTCCAGGACATCCCGGTCGAAGGCTTGCCCGCGCTGTTCACGGAGGGGCAGGGCGGCCTGCTCGACATCGCCGTGCACCCGTCCGACAAGGGGCCGAATCCGCGCATCTACATGAGCATGGCCAGCGGCACCGCGGAGGCGAATTCGACGGCCCTGGTGCAGGGTGTCTTCGACGGCAAGCGCGTCCACGGCATCAAGACCATTTTCAAGGCCTCGCCCACCAAGAGCGGCGGCCAGCACTTCGGCTCGCGCATCGTGTTCCTGAAGGACGGCACCATCTTGATGAGCATCGGCGACGGCGGCAATCCGCCCGCGCGCGTGGGTAACATGCTGGCGCGCGACCAGGCCCAGAACCTGGGCAGCCATAACGGTTCGATCCTGCGCCTGACTAGCGAGGGCCAGGCGGCGCCGGGCAATCCGCTGGCGGCGCAGAAGGGCGCCTTGCCGGAGCTGTGGAGCATCGGCCACCGTAACATCCAGGGCATGACCGTCGACCCGCAGGGCCGCGTATGGGCCAGCGAGCATGGTCCGCGCGGCGGCGACGAGATCAACCTGATCGAAGGCGGCAAGAACTACGGCTGGCCGCTGCAAAGCTACGGCCTGGATTACAAGACCCGCGAGCCGATCGGCAAGCACGTGGTCGCGGGCATGGTGAGTCCGCTGGTCGTGTGGACGCCCTCGACCGGGGCCTCGGGCCTCGCCTGGTACACCGGTCAAGCCTTCCCGGCCTGGCGCGGCAGCCTGTTCTCGGGCGGCCTGGCCACCGAGGACATCCGGCGCGTGGCCTTCGATGCCGAGGGCAAGGTGGTCAAGCAGGAGCGCCTGGACATCGGCAAGCGCGTGCGCGACGTGCGCCAGGGGCCGGACGGGTACCTGTATGCGATCACCGACGAGGCCAAGGGCAGCCTGCTGCGGATTGTTCCCCAGTAG
- a CDS encoding BLUF domain-containing protein → MSINQLVYVSQAVRKMSVDDLREIHVKARSNNELIDVTGSLFYNGGWFLQVLEGPAPTLAKLYKKIESDPRHKNSRVLYNEPASFRTFPRWNMNMTNLDERQADKYDELVEVIDAIRSNRKIGSASPAVTLLKLFKG, encoded by the coding sequence ATGTCAATCAATCAACTCGTCTATGTTAGTCAAGCGGTGCGCAAGATGTCGGTCGACGATCTGCGCGAGATCCATGTCAAGGCGCGCTCCAATAACGAGCTGATCGATGTGACAGGAAGCCTGTTCTACAACGGCGGATGGTTTCTTCAGGTGCTCGAGGGCCCCGCCCCGACACTTGCCAAGCTGTACAAAAAAATCGAGAGCGATCCCCGCCACAAGAACTCGCGCGTGCTCTACAACGAGCCGGCAAGCTTCCGTACTTTTCCTCGCTGGAACATGAACATGACCAACCTGGATGAACGCCAGGCCGACAAGTACGACGAGCTTGTCGAAGTCATCGACGCCATCCGGAGCAATCGCAAGATCGGTTCCGCCTCGCCGGCGGTGACCTTGTTGAAACTGTTCAAAGGCTGA
- a CDS encoding M20/M25/M40 family metallo-hydrolase → MPRTLALSFVLAALLATGAQAQGLSPTEQRIADEVKAWQPDAIKLLERSARINSGSFNLAGVRATGEVFRQELDALGFKTVWIDMPRAMGRAGHLVANRMGKQGKRLLLLGHLDTVFEPDAPAPLWERVSETTARGQGVADMKGGNVVAIAALRALHRAGALENTTITVVFTGDEEEAGYPREVSRRDLIALAKLSDVALGFEGAVTGPDGQPMATVGRRATAFFDLDVKGRQGHSQGVFGPAGYGAVYEAARILDGFRQQVVEPGLSFNPGLILGGTEVTLDEANAKGTAAGKTNVVANTVTVRGDLRYLDYAQRDRAHARMREIVAHSLPGASATISFRDSYPPMAVTPGNLQLLALYSQASLDAGLGAVGAVPATMRGAGDIQFVAPIVDSLDGLGASGGAAHSPDEHVDLASLERSAIRAALLMYRLTR, encoded by the coding sequence ATGCCGCGCACACTCGCCCTTTCCTTCGTTTTGGCAGCACTGCTCGCCACGGGCGCACAGGCCCAGGGCCTGTCGCCAACCGAGCAGCGCATCGCCGACGAGGTCAAGGCCTGGCAGCCCGACGCCATCAAGCTGCTCGAACGCAGCGCCCGCATCAACAGCGGCAGCTTCAACCTGGCCGGCGTGCGCGCTACCGGCGAGGTGTTTCGCCAGGAGCTGGACGCGCTGGGCTTCAAGACCGTCTGGATCGACATGCCGCGCGCGATGGGGCGCGCCGGCCACCTGGTCGCCAACCGCATGGGCAAGCAGGGAAAACGCCTGCTGCTGCTCGGCCACCTCGACACCGTGTTCGAACCCGACGCGCCCGCGCCGCTGTGGGAACGCGTGAGCGAGACCACGGCGCGCGGCCAGGGCGTGGCCGACATGAAGGGCGGAAACGTGGTCGCGATTGCCGCCCTGCGCGCCCTGCACCGCGCCGGCGCGCTCGAGAACACCACCATCACCGTGGTGTTCACCGGCGACGAGGAAGAAGCCGGCTACCCGCGCGAAGTCTCGCGCCGCGACCTGATCGCGCTGGCGAAACTGAGCGACGTGGCGCTCGGTTTCGAGGGCGCCGTCACCGGCCCGGACGGCCAGCCGATGGCGACCGTCGGGCGCCGTGCCACCGCCTTCTTCGACCTCGACGTCAAGGGCCGGCAAGGCCACTCGCAGGGCGTGTTCGGCCCCGCCGGCTACGGCGCCGTGTACGAGGCGGCGCGCATCCTCGACGGCTTCCGCCAGCAGGTGGTCGAGCCCGGCCTGAGCTTCAACCCCGGCCTGATCCTGGGCGGCACCGAGGTCACGCTCGACGAGGCCAATGCGAAAGGCACGGCCGCCGGCAAGACCAATGTCGTCGCCAACACGGTGACGGTGCGCGGCGACCTGCGCTACCTCGACTACGCCCAGCGCGACCGCGCCCACGCGCGCATGCGCGAGATCGTCGCGCACAGCCTGCCGGGGGCCAGCGCCACGATCAGCTTCCGCGATTCCTATCCGCCGATGGCGGTCACGCCCGGCAACCTGCAGTTGCTCGCGCTGTATTCGCAGGCCAGCCTGGATGCCGGACTGGGCGCGGTCGGCGCGGTGCCGGCGACCATGCGCGGCGCCGGCGACATCCAGTTCGTGGCGCCCATCGTCGACAGCCTCGATGGCCTGGGCGCCAGCGGCGGCGCGGCCCATTCGCCCGACGAGCACGTCGACCTTGCTTCACTGGAGCGCTCGGCGATCCGCGCCGCACTGTTGATGTACCGCCTGACACGTTAG
- a CDS encoding isochorismatase family protein, giving the protein MTEQSLNLARTALVLIDLQNSNVGRELAPYTAEQAVGNCVLLAQEMRNRGAMIVYVRVLVGELPTPLADAPMRPPGAAAPPYDASELAPMADVEASDIVVTKRQWGAFYGTELDQLLRRRGIDTLVLGGIATNFGVESTARAAFDRNYKLVFAEDAMTSMEAEAHRFACKHIFPRMGRVRSTRALIDLLQVGTGDA; this is encoded by the coding sequence ATGACCGAACAATCCCTGAACCTGGCGCGCACCGCCCTGGTGTTGATCGATTTGCAAAACAGCAATGTCGGGCGCGAACTGGCCCCATATACCGCCGAGCAGGCGGTCGGCAACTGCGTGCTGCTGGCGCAGGAAATGCGCAACCGCGGCGCGATGATCGTGTACGTGCGGGTGCTGGTGGGTGAATTGCCAACTCCGCTGGCCGACGCCCCGATGCGCCCGCCCGGCGCCGCCGCGCCGCCCTACGACGCCTCCGAGCTGGCCCCGATGGCCGACGTGGAGGCGAGCGACATCGTGGTCACCAAGCGCCAGTGGGGCGCCTTCTACGGCACCGAGCTGGACCAGCTGCTGCGGCGGCGCGGGATCGATACGCTGGTGCTGGGCGGCATCGCGACCAATTTCGGTGTCGAATCGACGGCGCGCGCGGCCTTTGACCGCAACTACAAGCTGGTGTTCGCGGAAGATGCGATGACCAGCATGGAGGCCGAGGCCCACCGCTTCGCCTGCAAGCACATCTTCCCGCGCATGGGCAGGGTACGCTCGACGCGGGCGCTGATCGACCTGTTGCAGGTGGGGACGGGCGACGCTTGA
- a CDS encoding DUF882 domain-containing protein, protein MMQRRAFLKSSLLLAAPTLSIPALAKTAQPATGERVLRLYNTHTGEKLKSTFWAEGEFIPDAMKDINKVLRDHRNNKIAQMDPELLLLLTQLNDKLDNNRELHIISGYRSPESNAKLHAASGGVAKRSLHMDAKAIDIRLPGKDLKMLHKAAMSLKGGGVGYYASSQFVHMDTGRVRYW, encoded by the coding sequence ATGATGCAACGCCGCGCATTCCTGAAGTCCTCCCTCCTCCTCGCAGCACCCACCCTCAGCATCCCAGCACTTGCCAAAACAGCACAACCCGCCACGGGCGAGCGTGTCCTGCGTCTGTATAACACGCACACCGGCGAAAAGCTGAAGAGCACCTTCTGGGCCGAGGGCGAGTTCATTCCCGATGCGATGAAGGACATCAACAAGGTGCTGCGCGACCATCGCAACAACAAGATCGCGCAGATGGACCCGGAGCTCCTGCTGCTGCTCACCCAGCTGAACGACAAGCTGGACAACAACCGCGAACTGCACATCATTTCCGGCTACCGCTCGCCGGAGTCGAACGCCAAGCTGCACGCCGCCAGCGGCGGCGTCGCCAAGCGCAGCCTGCACATGGATGCCAAGGCGATCGATATCCGCCTGCCGGGCAAGGACCTCAAAATGCTGCACAAGGCGGCCATGTCCCTCAAGGGCGGCGGCGTCGGCTACTATGCCAGCTCGCAGTTCGTCCACATGGACACCGGCCGCGTCCGTTACTGGTAA